One segment of Spodoptera frugiperda isolate SF20-4 chromosome 5, AGI-APGP_CSIRO_Sfru_2.0, whole genome shotgun sequence DNA contains the following:
- the LOC118272066 gene encoding protein gustavus isoform X3: MSCDRRTRAARFLELRYKSGVRSVRGGGGGGGGAEEARRGGLKALPKRARTRCRGMNMGQKLSGGVKSVSRECTAPFKAVVARELAPEPPRPARLDALLDAPPAHPELQLKHAWNPDDRSLNIFVKEEDALTFHRHPVAQSTDCIRGRVGYSRGLHCWEVVWPARQRGTHAVVGVATAHAPLHSVGYQSLVGATDQSWGWDLGRNKIYHNVKGTVGSGTTYPALLRPDEQFLVPDRLLVVLDMDEGTLAFCADGRYLGVAARGLRGKTLYPIVSAVWGHAEITMKYIGGLDPEPLPLMELCRRVIRQRVGRARLRVVASRLALPPALTAYLLYRAP; the protein is encoded by the exons GTACAAGAGCGGGGTGCGCTCAGTGaggggcgggggcgggggcggcggcggcgcagaggaggcgcggcgcggcggcctCAAGGCGCTGCCCAAGCGCGCCCGCACTCGCTGTAGGGGCATGAACATGGGGCAAAAGCTTTCCGGCGGAGTAAAGTCGGTGTCGCGCGAGTGCACGGCGCCCTTCAAG gcGGTAGTTGCGCGCGAGCTGGCGCCCGAGCCGCCGCGACCCGCGCGTTTGGACGCGCTTCTCGACGCGCCGCCTGCGCACCCCGAGCTGCAGCTGAAACACGCGTGGAACCCAGACGACAG ATcactaaatatatttgtaaaagaaGAGGATGCTTTAACGTTTCACCGACACCCAGTCGCCCAAAGTACGGACTGCATCAGAGGGCGGGTAGGTTACTCTCGGGGCTTGCACTGTTGGGAAGTAGTATGGCCGGCGCGGCAGCGAGGGACGCATGCGGTAGTAGGTGTGGCTACAGCGCATGCGCCATTACATTCTGTCGGCTACCAGAGTCTAGTAGGCGCTACGGACCAGAGTTGGGGCTGGGATTTGGGCAGAAATAAG ATTTACCACAATGTAAAGGGCACGGTGGGTAGTGGTACGACGTATCCCGCGCTACTAAGGCCCGACGAGCAGTTCCTAGTCCCCGACAGACTGCTGGTAGTACTAGACATGGACGAGGGAACGTTGGCGTTCTGTGCAGACGGGCGATATCTAGGCGTCGCGGCGCGGGGGCTGCGTGGCAAGACGCTCTACCCCATCGTGTCCGCAGTGTGGGGACATGCTGAGATAACCATGAAGTACATCGGTGGACTAGATC CGGAGCCGCTGCCGCTGATGGAGCTGTGCCGGCGCGTGATCCGGCAGCGCGTGGGGCGCGCGCGGCTGCGCGTGGTGGCGTCGCGGCTGGCGCTGCCGCCCGCGCTGACGGCCTACCTGCTGTACCGCGCGCCCTAg
- the LOC118272066 gene encoding protein gustavus isoform X2, whose translation MCTPLPPWWFVPAGMPAALDLTRYKSGVRSVRGGGGGGGGAEEARRGGLKALPKRARTRCRGMNMGQKLSGGVKSVSRECTAPFKAVVARELAPEPPRPARLDALLDAPPAHPELQLKHAWNPDDRSLNIFVKEEDALTFHRHPVAQSTDCIRGRVGYSRGLHCWEVVWPARQRGTHAVVGVATAHAPLHSVGYQSLVGATDQSWGWDLGRNKIYHNVKGTVGSGTTYPALLRPDEQFLVPDRLLVVLDMDEGTLAFCADGRYLGVAARGLRGKTLYPIVSAVWGHAEITMKYIGGLDPEPLPLMELCRRVIRQRVGRARLRVVASRLALPPALTAYLLYRAP comes from the exons GTACAAGAGCGGGGTGCGCTCAGTGaggggcgggggcgggggcggcggcggcgcagaggaggcgcggcgcggcggcctCAAGGCGCTGCCCAAGCGCGCCCGCACTCGCTGTAGGGGCATGAACATGGGGCAAAAGCTTTCCGGCGGAGTAAAGTCGGTGTCGCGCGAGTGCACGGCGCCCTTCAAG gcGGTAGTTGCGCGCGAGCTGGCGCCCGAGCCGCCGCGACCCGCGCGTTTGGACGCGCTTCTCGACGCGCCGCCTGCGCACCCCGAGCTGCAGCTGAAACACGCGTGGAACCCAGACGACAG ATcactaaatatatttgtaaaagaaGAGGATGCTTTAACGTTTCACCGACACCCAGTCGCCCAAAGTACGGACTGCATCAGAGGGCGGGTAGGTTACTCTCGGGGCTTGCACTGTTGGGAAGTAGTATGGCCGGCGCGGCAGCGAGGGACGCATGCGGTAGTAGGTGTGGCTACAGCGCATGCGCCATTACATTCTGTCGGCTACCAGAGTCTAGTAGGCGCTACGGACCAGAGTTGGGGCTGGGATTTGGGCAGAAATAAG ATTTACCACAATGTAAAGGGCACGGTGGGTAGTGGTACGACGTATCCCGCGCTACTAAGGCCCGACGAGCAGTTCCTAGTCCCCGACAGACTGCTGGTAGTACTAGACATGGACGAGGGAACGTTGGCGTTCTGTGCAGACGGGCGATATCTAGGCGTCGCGGCGCGGGGGCTGCGTGGCAAGACGCTCTACCCCATCGTGTCCGCAGTGTGGGGACATGCTGAGATAACCATGAAGTACATCGGTGGACTAGATC CGGAGCCGCTGCCGCTGATGGAGCTGTGCCGGCGCGTGATCCGGCAGCGCGTGGGGCGCGCGCGGCTGCGCGTGGTGGCGTCGCGGCTGGCGCTGCCGCCCGCGCTGACGGCCTACCTGCTGTACCGCGCGCCCTAg
- the LOC118272066 gene encoding protein gustavus isoform X4, which translates to MNMGQKLSGGVKSVSRECTAPFKAVVARELAPEPPRPARLDALLDAPPAHPELQLKHAWNPDDRSLNIFVKEEDALTFHRHPVAQSTDCIRGRVGYSRGLHCWEVVWPARQRGTHAVVGVATAHAPLHSVGYQSLVGATDQSWGWDLGRNKIYHNVKGTVGSGTTYPALLRPDEQFLVPDRLLVVLDMDEGTLAFCADGRYLGVAARGLRGKTLYPIVSAVWGHAEITMKYIGGLDPEPLPLMELCRRVIRQRVGRARLRVVASRLALPPALTAYLLYRAP; encoded by the exons ATGAACATGGGGCAAAAGCTTTCCGGCGGAGTAAAGTCGGTGTCGCGCGAGTGCACGGCGCCCTTCAAG gcGGTAGTTGCGCGCGAGCTGGCGCCCGAGCCGCCGCGACCCGCGCGTTTGGACGCGCTTCTCGACGCGCCGCCTGCGCACCCCGAGCTGCAGCTGAAACACGCGTGGAACCCAGACGACAG ATcactaaatatatttgtaaaagaaGAGGATGCTTTAACGTTTCACCGACACCCAGTCGCCCAAAGTACGGACTGCATCAGAGGGCGGGTAGGTTACTCTCGGGGCTTGCACTGTTGGGAAGTAGTATGGCCGGCGCGGCAGCGAGGGACGCATGCGGTAGTAGGTGTGGCTACAGCGCATGCGCCATTACATTCTGTCGGCTACCAGAGTCTAGTAGGCGCTACGGACCAGAGTTGGGGCTGGGATTTGGGCAGAAATAAG ATTTACCACAATGTAAAGGGCACGGTGGGTAGTGGTACGACGTATCCCGCGCTACTAAGGCCCGACGAGCAGTTCCTAGTCCCCGACAGACTGCTGGTAGTACTAGACATGGACGAGGGAACGTTGGCGTTCTGTGCAGACGGGCGATATCTAGGCGTCGCGGCGCGGGGGCTGCGTGGCAAGACGCTCTACCCCATCGTGTCCGCAGTGTGGGGACATGCTGAGATAACCATGAAGTACATCGGTGGACTAGATC CGGAGCCGCTGCCGCTGATGGAGCTGTGCCGGCGCGTGATCCGGCAGCGCGTGGGGCGCGCGCGGCTGCGCGTGGTGGCGTCGCGGCTGGCGCTGCCGCCCGCGCTGACGGCCTACCTGCTGTACCGCGCGCCCTAg
- the LOC118272066 gene encoding protein gustavus isoform X1, with protein sequence MFQKLAVTIFFRNQDSYVLTVFLSANINQKRYKSGVRSVRGGGGGGGGAEEARRGGLKALPKRARTRCRGMNMGQKLSGGVKSVSRECTAPFKAVVARELAPEPPRPARLDALLDAPPAHPELQLKHAWNPDDRSLNIFVKEEDALTFHRHPVAQSTDCIRGRVGYSRGLHCWEVVWPARQRGTHAVVGVATAHAPLHSVGYQSLVGATDQSWGWDLGRNKIYHNVKGTVGSGTTYPALLRPDEQFLVPDRLLVVLDMDEGTLAFCADGRYLGVAARGLRGKTLYPIVSAVWGHAEITMKYIGGLDPEPLPLMELCRRVIRQRVGRARLRVVASRLALPPALTAYLLYRAP encoded by the exons GTACAAGAGCGGGGTGCGCTCAGTGaggggcgggggcgggggcggcggcggcgcagaggaggcgcggcgcggcggcctCAAGGCGCTGCCCAAGCGCGCCCGCACTCGCTGTAGGGGCATGAACATGGGGCAAAAGCTTTCCGGCGGAGTAAAGTCGGTGTCGCGCGAGTGCACGGCGCCCTTCAAG gcGGTAGTTGCGCGCGAGCTGGCGCCCGAGCCGCCGCGACCCGCGCGTTTGGACGCGCTTCTCGACGCGCCGCCTGCGCACCCCGAGCTGCAGCTGAAACACGCGTGGAACCCAGACGACAG ATcactaaatatatttgtaaaagaaGAGGATGCTTTAACGTTTCACCGACACCCAGTCGCCCAAAGTACGGACTGCATCAGAGGGCGGGTAGGTTACTCTCGGGGCTTGCACTGTTGGGAAGTAGTATGGCCGGCGCGGCAGCGAGGGACGCATGCGGTAGTAGGTGTGGCTACAGCGCATGCGCCATTACATTCTGTCGGCTACCAGAGTCTAGTAGGCGCTACGGACCAGAGTTGGGGCTGGGATTTGGGCAGAAATAAG ATTTACCACAATGTAAAGGGCACGGTGGGTAGTGGTACGACGTATCCCGCGCTACTAAGGCCCGACGAGCAGTTCCTAGTCCCCGACAGACTGCTGGTAGTACTAGACATGGACGAGGGAACGTTGGCGTTCTGTGCAGACGGGCGATATCTAGGCGTCGCGGCGCGGGGGCTGCGTGGCAAGACGCTCTACCCCATCGTGTCCGCAGTGTGGGGACATGCTGAGATAACCATGAAGTACATCGGTGGACTAGATC CGGAGCCGCTGCCGCTGATGGAGCTGTGCCGGCGCGTGATCCGGCAGCGCGTGGGGCGCGCGCGGCTGCGCGTGGTGGCGTCGCGGCTGGCGCTGCCGCCCGCGCTGACGGCCTACCTGCTGTACCGCGCGCCCTAg